In the genome of Neovison vison isolate M4711 chromosome 3, ASM_NN_V1, whole genome shotgun sequence, one region contains:
- the SMTN gene encoding smoothelin isoform X3: MADEAFAGLDEGALRKLLEVTADLAERRRIRSAIRELQRQELQREEEALASKRFRAERQDNKENWLHSQQQEAEQRAALARLAGRLESMNDVEELTALLRGAGEYEERKLIRAAIRRIRAQEIEAATLAGRLCSGHANSGSREESKGRAAQRLERCEVPEPEKQEQQAEVPEPTPPPQGTTRDVTTVTLLLRAPPGGTPSLPASPVSSPTTASPEPPLEPAEAQCPAAEAVGSPEPPSRPPRATSPEPQEPPATPSTERQVVSKLLPGLTEPPAVQGPTKGPSNTKRAVLDLAGPRPCQRSLSVLSPCQPAQNREPPTPAGGSSPFQRAGSVRDRARKFTSDSPMAARLQDGPSRLALGSSTPARLLGPSHISTTPASSSSGSSSRGPSDTSSRPSKEPRGTARPLAQLQSYPREEGPRGRGLAARPLENGAGGPVARSEEPSAPLPVPVGIAEPGASMKTTFTIEIKDGRGQASTSRVLLPTGNQRAELTLGLRAPPTLLSTSSGGKSTITHISSPGTLAQLGSITHVTSFSHASPGSRGGCSIKMEPEPAEPPSAAVEVANGTEQSRVDKAPERRSPLSAEELMAIEDESILDKMLDQTTDFEERKLIRAALRELRQKKRDQRDKERERRLQEARARPGEGRGNTATETTTQHSQRAADGSAISTVTKTERLVHSNDGTRTARTTTVESSFVRRSENGGSSTMVQTKTFSSSSSKKMGSIFDREDEASPRPGSLAALEKRQAEKKKELMKAQSLPKTSASQARKAMIEKLEKEGAAGSPGGPRAAVQRSTSFGVPNANSIKQMLLDWCRAKTRGYEHVDIQNFSSSWSDGMAFCALVHNFFPEAFDYGQLSPQNRRQNFEVAFSSAETHADCPQLLDTEDMVRLREPDWKCVYTYIQEFYRCLVQKGLVKTKKS, encoded by the exons CTGGAGGTCACAGCGGATCTGGCTGAGCGGCGCCGCATCCGCTCAGCCATCCGGGAGCTGCAGCGGCAGGAGCTGCAGCGTGAGGAGGAGGCCCTGGCATCCAAGCGCTTCCGTGCTGAGCGGCAGGACAACAAGGAGAACTGGCTGCA CTCTCAGCAGCAGGAGGCGGAGCAGCGAGCTGCTCTGGCGCGGCTGGCTGGGCGGCTGGAGTCCATGAATGATGTGGAAGAGCTGACCGCACTG CTGCGAGGTGCCGGTGAGTATGAAGAACGAAAGCTAATCCGTGCTGCCATCCGCCGCATAAGGGCCCAGGAGATTGAGG ccGCCACATTGGCCGGGAGGTTGTGCAGTGGGCATGCCAACAGTGGCTCAAGAGAGGAGAGCAAGGGGCGGGCAGCACAGAGGCTGGAACGGTGTGAG GTGCCAGAGCCAGAGAaacaggagcagcaggcagaggtccCAGAgccaaccccacccccccagggcACCACCCGGGATGTGACCACGGTGACACTCCTGCTTCGGGCCCCACCTGGGGGCACACCCAGCTTACCTGCCTCGCCCGTCAGTTCACCCACCACTGCTTCTCCTGAGCCTCCACTAGAGCCTGCTGAGGCCCAGTGTCCTGCTGCTGAGGCTGTGGGCAGCCCTGAGCCACCCTCCAGGCCACCCAGAGCCACCAGTCCTGAGCCCCAGGAACCACCAGCCACCCCCAGCACTGAGAGGCAGGTTGTCAGCAAG CTCCTGCCTGGCCTCACAGAGCCCCCAGCTGTCCAAGGTCCCACCAAAGGTCCCTCCAACACAAAGAGAGCAG TGCTAGACCTGGCTGGACCCCGTCCCTGCCAACGCTCCCTGTCGGTGCTCAGCCCCTGCCAGCCAGCCCAGAACCGAG agccccccacccctgccggtGGATCTTCCCCATTCCAGCGGGCCGGCTCCGTGCGGGATCGTGCGCGCAAGTTCACCTCTGATTCTCCCATGGCTGCCAGGCTCCAGGATGGTCCATCCCGATTGGCCCTGGGTTCCTCGACCCCCGCAAGACTCCTGGGCCCCTCCCACATCAGCACTACCCCTGCCTCCTCTTCCAGCGGCTCCTCCTCACGGGGCCCCAGTGACACCTCCTCCCGCCCCAGCAAGGAGCCACGAGGAACAGCCAGGCCCCTGGCCCAGCTTCAGAGCTACCCCCGGGAGGAGGGCCCCAGGGGGCGGGGCTTGGCTGCCAGGCCCCTTGAAAACGGAGCAGGGGGGCCCGTGGCCCGCTCAGAGGAGCCCAGTGCCCCGCTTCCCGTGCCTGTCGGCATTGCCGAGCCAGGGGCCAGTATGAAGACCACATTCACCATCGAGATCAAGGATGGCCGTGGCCAAGCATCCACTAGCCGAGTGCTGCTGCCCACAggcaaccagagggcag AACTGACGCTGGGGCTCCGGGCGCCTCCCACCCTCCTCAGCACCAGCAGTGGGGGCAAGAGCACCATTACCCATATCAGCAGCCCCGGGACCCTGGCCCAGCTGGGTAGCATCACTCACGTCACCAGCTTCAGCCATGCCTCCCCTGGTAGCCGGGGAGGCTGCAGCATTAAG ATGGAACCCGAGCCAGCAGAGCCCCCCTCTGCAGCAGTGGAAGTGGCTAATGGCACTGAGCAAAGCCGGGTGGACAAGGCACCAGAGAGGCGGAGCCCGCTGAGTGCTGAGGAGCTGATGGCCATCGAGGATGAAAGCATCCTGGACAAGATG CTGGATCAGACGACAGACTTTGAGGAACGGAAGCTCATCCGGGCTGCACTACGCGAGCTCCGACAAAAGAAGAGAG ACCAGCGGGACAAGGAACGGGAACGGCGGCTGCAAGAGGCACGGGCCCGGCCAGGGGAGGGCCGTGGCAACACAGCCACTGAGACCACCACGCAGCACAGCCAGCGGGCAGCTGATGGCTCAGCTATCAGCACTGTCACCAAGACCGAGCGGCTCGTCCACTCCA atGATGGCACGCGGACAGCCCGCACCACCACGGTGGAGTCCAGTTTTGTGAGGCGCTCAGAGA ATGGTGGCAGCAGCACCATGGTGCAAACCAAGACCTTCTCCTCATCGTCATCCAAGAAGATGGGCAG catCTTTGACCGCGAGGATGAGGCCAGCCCGCGGCCCGGCAGCCTGGCGGCACTCGAGAAACgccaggcagagaagaagaaggagctgATGAAGGCGCAGAGCCTGCCCAAGACCTCGGCCTCTCAGGCACGAAAGGCCATGATTGAGAAGCTGGAGAAGGAAGGTGccgcagg CAGCCCTGGTGGACCCCGTGCAGCCGTGCAGCGCTCCACTAGCTTTGGGGTCCCTAACGCCAACAGCATCAAGCAGATGTTGCTGGACTGGTGCCGAGCCAAGACTCGTGGCTATGAG CACGTGGACATCCAGAACTTCTCCTCAAGTTGGAGTGATGGGATGGCCTTCTGTGCCCTAGTGCACAACTTCTTCCCCGAGGCCTTCGACTATGGGCAGCTCAGCCCGCAGAACCGGCGTCAGAACTTCGAGGTGGCCTTCTCATCTGCTGA GACCCATGCGGACTGCCCGCAGCTCCTGGACACAGAGGACATGGTGCGGCTTCGAGAGCCTGACTGGAAGTGCGTGTACACGTACATCCAGGAGTTCTACCGCTGTCTGGTCCAGAAGGGGCTGGTAAAAACCAAAAAGTCCTAA